DNA from Thermodesulfatator atlanticus DSM 21156:
CATAAAAAACAACCTGGGCTTTACGGTTGATATAAGGCATAAGAGGGCTTAAGTCTTCTTCTGCCGGGATAACAGCCCGGTAGCGCGGGCAGCGCATATCTACATAGCAAGAAGCCGGCTCTAGGCGAAAATCCTCGCGCAAAAATTTGTTCATAAAGACCTCTTTAGCTAGAATTTTACACGTATAATACCAAAAATTCAGGTTTAAAAAAGATTTTTACCTTAAAATGCCCTTTTCTCTTAGAGTTCCTGAATATTACTACTTGGCAAAAATTTTTTAGTTGGGCTATGTTTAAACGACTTTTACTGAAAAGACAAAAAATAACTCTTAAAGGAGGAGAAAATGGCAGCAATCGTAGTAGGACACAAAAATCCCGACACCGACTCCATCTGCGCCGCAATCTCTTTGGCCTACCTCAAAAGCAAACTTGGAGTGGAAGCCAAACCCGTAGCTCAAGGCGAAATTAATCCTGAATCAAAGTTTGTTTTAGAAAAATTTGGCTTTTCTGCACCAGAAATCGTAACCGACGCCACTGACCAAAAAATCTTTCTCGTGGACCACAGCGACAAGGCCCAAAGCCTTGATAACCTTGAAAAAGGTGAAATCCTCGGCATTGTTGACCACCACAAACTCGGAGACATCACCACTCCCAACCCGATTGAAATCTGGGTTTGGCCGGTAGGCTGCACCTGCACTGTTTTAAAAGGAATGTATGATTTCTACGGGGTTGAGATTCCCAAAGAAATAGCTGGCATCATGTGCTGCGCAATTCTAAGTGATACCGTTATTTTCAAATCTGCTACTTGCACCCCTCAGGATGTGGAAGCAGCCGAAGCCCTTGGAAAGATAGCCGGCATTGATGACCTCAAAGCTCTTGGTCTTGAAATGTTTAAAGTAAAAAGTGCCATTGAAGGCACTCCGATCCGCGATCTTGTGTATCGTGACTACAAAGACTTTGATATGAGCGGCAACAAAGTAGGCATTGGTCAGCTTGAAGTAGTTGATCTTTCTCTGGTAGAGCCCATTAAAGATGCTCTTTATGAAGAACTCCAGAAAATTAAGCAGGAAGGCGGCTACCACAGCATCTTCTTCATGCTCACGGACATCATGAAAGAAGGAACCGAACTTCTCATTGTCTCTGACAATCCCGCTGTAGTAGAAGTAGCCTGGGGAGTTAAGCCCGAGGGGCGTTCAGTATGGCTCCCTGGCGTTATGAGTCGAAAAAAACAGGTAGTACCCAACCTTGAAAAGGCCTTTGCTGGTTAATAAAAAAGCCCCGCTTTCGCGGGGCTTCCTACCTTACCTAAAAAGAAGAAATAATTTGGTGATAGATAATTTCTGCTAGATCGCGGCATATTTTTTCTAAGGCAATCTCTCGTCCCGGATCAACTTCTTCGCCTACATTTTCTGACTCTACCGGATAGTCCTCATAGCGAGAGATATTGCTATTTTGCCAGATGATACGGCCTTCCCGGTCTTTTAAGATGGCTTTGGCTCGTAAATAAACTCTGCGTTCAAGGGTTTTGGTGTAGACATCGTAAGACAAGCCCCCAACTGATACTGATACAATCTCACCTTCAAGGATAAGGTCTGCCTGGTCTTTTGGGGCAATTTTTAAGTCTCCGGCAAGCTCAACGCGTTTGCGAAGCTCCTGGGCTATAATTTCCCCCAGGCGGATTTCAGCCGTAGGGTTTTCCCAAACAGGGATGTAAATTGTATGCCAGGAAGGATTGAAATTAGAAGGTCTGCCCTCAAGTTGATAACCACAGGCACAAAGCAAACAAAAAAGAAAAACTAAGAGGCATTTTTTCATTATTTTCCGTACTTTAAGTATTGTTCTCTTAACAGCCAGTAAATCCCGCCAAGAACAAGGACTGAAAAAGCAAGGGCAAAAAGCTTAAGAGGCGGCTCTGTCTTAAAATCAAGGATGATAAACTTTCGTGCCAAAGCCAAAAGGGCTATTAAAATAACGGTTTTGACCTGCACAACCCCTTCACCCTGGCGCAGGGAAACTTTCAAAATCGAATGCTTAAATTCAAGGGCAATAAGCACGGTCATAAACATACCAAAAAGGGTCTGAAAAACTTTATGGTCTAAGGGATTTAAGCCGAGCTTAAACAGAATGAAAAATGTCTGCACTACTAAGTCATAAAGCGCACAAACAATGATAACAGCAATAACGGTAGTTAAAATAAGGGCTACTATTTGTTCGAACTTTTCGTAAAGGGTTAAAGTACGCCACTCAGCACACCATTTTTTAATGCTTCCCATGGATTTTTCCTCGTAAAAATGTTCAAATTTAGCATAATAAGACAAACGAACATTTGCCAAAGAATATGCCAAAAATCAAGGTCCTTCCAGAAAATGTCGCCCGAAAAATCGCAGCTGGCGAAGTAATCGAACGCCCGGCCTCTGTGGTCAAAGAACTTTGCGAAAACGCCTTTGACGCTAGGGCTAATTCTGTCGAGATTGAAATCTGGGATGGAGGCTTAAGTCTCATCAGAATAAGAGACGATGGCTGCGGGATGTCCCCTGAGGATCTTAAGATCTGCTACCTGCCGCACGCCACCAGCAAAATTGAAAAAGAAGACGATCTTTTACGGATAAAAACCTGGGGTTTTAGGGGAGAAGCCCTGTCAAGTATTGCTGCGGTATCAGAGCTTACTATCTCTTCTCGCGAAAAAGACGCCCTTATCGGAGCCAGGCTAAAGGTGCGTTTTGGCAAGGAAATATCTTTCGTTGAACGCGGCTTAGCACCGGGAACCATCGTAGAAGTAGCCAATCTTTTTGCCAACGTACCAGCAAGAAGGGCTTTTTTAAAAAGCCCGCGCGCAGAGACTATGCGTGTTAGCGAGATCAGCAAATTATTGGCCCTGGAAAACCCTCAGGTTAACTTAACGCTTAAAACCTCGGGAAAAGAAATATTTAATTACCAGGCACGAAAAGGGCGCCTAGGGCTTCTTGCCGAACTCGCAGGGCTTTGTCCAGAAGATTTTTTAGTGGAAGAAATCCAGCAAGGAGAGCTTTCTCTTAGCATCATCATTAGCAAACCCCAAGCATTCTTTTCTTCTGCACGTTATATTTATCTTTTGGTGAATAACCGCGTGGTAAGGGACAAGCTCCTGATGAGCGCAGCCTTCGAGGGCCTTAAGGCCCTTTTTCCAAAAGGCCGCTACCCGGCCCTAGTCCTGGCGCTTTTTCTTCCGCCAGAACTTGTCGACGTAAACGTGCA
Protein-coding regions in this window:
- the lptE gene encoding LPS assembly lipoprotein LptE, which produces MKKCLLVFLFCLLCACGYQLEGRPSNFNPSWHTIYIPVWENPTAEIRLGEIIAQELRKRVELAGDLKIAPKDQADLILEGEIVSVSVGGLSYDVYTKTLERRVYLRAKAILKDREGRIIWQNSNISRYEDYPVESENVGEEVDPGREIALEKICRDLAEIIYHQIISSF
- a CDS encoding phosphate-starvation-inducible PsiE family protein, coding for MGSIKKWCAEWRTLTLYEKFEQIVALILTTVIAVIIVCALYDLVVQTFFILFKLGLNPLDHKVFQTLFGMFMTVLIALEFKHSILKVSLRQGEGVVQVKTVILIALLALARKFIILDFKTEPPLKLFALAFSVLVLGGIYWLLREQYLKYGK
- the mutL gene encoding DNA mismatch repair endonuclease MutL, with amino-acid sequence MPKIKVLPENVARKIAAGEVIERPASVVKELCENAFDARANSVEIEIWDGGLSLIRIRDDGCGMSPEDLKICYLPHATSKIEKEDDLLRIKTWGFRGEALSSIAAVSELTISSREKDALIGARLKVRFGKEISFVERGLAPGTIVEVANLFANVPARRAFLKSPRAETMRVSEISKLLALENPQVNLTLKTSGKEIFNYQARKGRLGLLAELAGLCPEDFLVEEIQQGELSLSIIISKPQAFFSSARYIYLLVNNRVVRDKLLMSAAFEGLKALFPKGRYPALVLALFLPPELVDVNVHPAKWEVRFRREREVFSLVKNTFEKLFKPSVSFTKKELENVDEDIPIYKTPDPETTKESFLATKVAEAITSFSWEKEENLEVLSPFGPEFFLILFENELYIFDYHAAHERLLFEKWKKELKDGLNTQKLLIPQVLKVRSSKIEELLPALNAVGFEIDFFGEDKLILRAYPALLGKEAKEILEAFLEEENFFPENMLEEIISRLSCKAAKKAGEKISSQEIKSLFKEVRQMNLTHCPHGRPFYLKISPEDVRKKLGRKI
- a CDS encoding manganese-dependent inorganic pyrophosphatase, producing MAAIVVGHKNPDTDSICAAISLAYLKSKLGVEAKPVAQGEINPESKFVLEKFGFSAPEIVTDATDQKIFLVDHSDKAQSLDNLEKGEILGIVDHHKLGDITTPNPIEIWVWPVGCTCTVLKGMYDFYGVEIPKEIAGIMCCAILSDTVIFKSATCTPQDVEAAEALGKIAGIDDLKALGLEMFKVKSAIEGTPIRDLVYRDYKDFDMSGNKVGIGQLEVVDLSLVEPIKDALYEELQKIKQEGGYHSIFFMLTDIMKEGTELLIVSDNPAVVEVAWGVKPEGRSVWLPGVMSRKKQVVPNLEKAFAG